CTACTTCTACCCTCTCCTCCGCCGTGGCCGTGCCGTAGAAGAGTGTGGCGACGGCAGCGGTAAGGCCACGGCGCGCAATCTCCAGCTCTGCGTTGGCGACTGCCGCCGCTGCCGAAGCACGGGAGAGGTTTGCCGCCTGCGCCAGCCCCAGCGTCTCATTGACGACAGCCTGGCTCGCATACTCCCGCACCGCGTTGTTCGCGATGAACTTCGGCGCTGCCTGTGATCCAGTCGACCCCGCCTGGTTCTTCCCTCCATTGGGCTGGGTATAGAGATAGGCGTTGTGATACGTCACGGTAGGAAGCAGGGCAGCGCGAGCGATCGAACGGTCGAGCGAGGCCGACTCGCTCGCCGCGCGCGCTGCCGCGAAGGCCGGCTGGTTGGCGCGGGCGCGAGAGAGAGCGTCATCAAGCGTCACCGCAGCCGCAGGTTGCGGCACTGCCTGCTGTCCAAGGACCGAGGCCGCGAACACAAAGCAGCCGCATATCGTCAGCCAGCGAAGACCCGTTTCATCATTTCTGCTCTTGGTCATCGTCTCGTTAGCGCCCCAGAACAAGCACGGTGAAGGTCCCCGGAATCTGCGCCGGACGCGCCTTCGGATTCGCCGGATCGGGCGCGGCAAACTTCGATGTCACCAGGTAGATCTTATCGGCGGCCGCATCATAAGACATGGTGCGAGCGCCCTTCTCCGTCTTCACGACCTGCGCCACCGGATAGCCCGGCTTGCCTGCATCGACTACGGTCAAAGTGCCCTCTCCATTCGAGGAGAATGCAAGCTTCCGCTTCGCGTCATATCCCGCAGCATCCGGTCCATCGCCAACCGCCGGCGTAGCAAGCGACTTCCCAGTCTTCGCATCAGTGACGGCCATCTTGTTGCCATCGCAGACCGAGAATAGCCGCTCGCCTTCAGCATCGAACGCGAGTCCAGACGGTGACTCGCACTTAGTCAATGGCCAGGTCGCGGTAGCCTTCAGACTCTTCGCATCCAGCCGGACAATCTCGTTCTTGTCTTCAATGTTCACGAAGACGGTGCCTCTGCCATCCGCCTGGGGAAACTCCGGCTTCCCAGGCAGCGCGATCGTAGCCTTGGGGGCCATCGTCGCGAGGTCGATGACTGTGGCGTTCTTGCTGCCGCCGTTGAAGGCCCAAAGCGTCTTCGTCGTGGGCTCATACGTGGCACCGTCCGGGTTGGTGCCCGCCGGGATCGTCGCGACCGAAGCAAAGGTCGAAAGGTCGAAGGCCACAACGTGATTTGCTCCTCCATCGGTTACATATCCGACCTTGCTTCCCGGAGGTATGACAACGCCATGGCAACGAGTCAGCCCGGTGACTGCGCCGATCACCTTACCCGTTTCGGTATCAACCACATCGACCTTGGTGCTATGCGTGATGTACAGACGATGCGAGTCAGAGTCAGCAAGAATATAGTCCCACCCGCCCTCGCCGCCAATGACCCAACGTTGCTCTATGTGAAAGGGTGCCTGCGCGAAGGCGGCACCGGCAAGGAACGCCGAGAGGGCAATTTGAGCGAACAGACGAATCGACATGCAGATATCTCCAGGCGGGACCGAATCCCAACGCTCTCAATATCGCAAGCCGAGCTTAAAGCAAACTGAAGATCTTCAATTGAGCGGTCGCGTTCCGCTCTCAATCAGCACGGGAAGCGAGAACGTGACGCAGGTCCCCTCGTCAACCCGGCTTTCGATGGTGATCTCGCCATGGCTGCTCTCCACAATCGCCTTAGCGATTGCGAGTCCCAGGCCCGTGCCACCTGTGCGCCGGCTGCGGGACCGGTCGGCGCGGTAGAAACGCTCAAAGACATGGGGCAGCGACTCCGGCGCAATCCCCTCGCCCTGGTCTTCAATCCGCACCAACGCACGCCCATCGCTGACGCTCAGCGAAACATCGATCTCTTCGCCAGGGGCGCTGTGCTGGATCGCATTCTGTAGCAGGTTGGAGCAAAGAATCCGCAGTTGCTCTCTCTCCCCGGCGACCCAGGCAGTTGAATCCGCCGACACCATGACGCTGACTTCGCAGAGCTCCGCAGCCGTCCTCAGAAGCTCGACGACCTCAAGGAGCACATCCCTCAAGTCAACCTCCATCGTCGAAACTTCGCGTTCCGTATTCGCCTCAAGCCCCGCAAGAAAGAGCATGCTCGCAACCAGCTGTTCCATCCGTTCGCAGTCGACCTCGGCGCGTTCGATCCCCGCGAGATACTCCGAAGCGCTGCGTTCGCGCAGAGTCATCACCTGTAGCGACGACTTGATCACCGCGACAGACGTCTTCAATTCATGGGCAGCATCGCCAACGAATTGGCGTTGCTGTTCGAAGGAACGCTCAAGGCCGCTAAGCGCCGTGCGCAGGGCCATCACCAGCGGGTTCAGCTCTTCTACCTCGAGCACATGCTCCGGCGGCTCGAACTGCCACGCGTCCACGGAGACCTTGCTGGCCTGCGCGGCAAGCTCCCGGAGCGGCCGAAGGCCGCGACGCATGAGGCGCAGCATAAGATATCCATTGATCGCCAGAAGAGCGACTCCGAGCGCGGAATAAAACAGGATGGCATTCTCAATCCGCTCCCAGACCGGATTCGTCCTGATCCCATAAAGGATCACGACATGGCGTGGAATGCCCCCGCCCTTGTCACCAGGATCGACCATGCGCAGCCCGGAGACGCGGATCAGACGATAGCTCTTCCTTCCTATCGAGACGGTACGAAACTCGCGGGGATCGGAGAATGCCGCTTCAGAATCCGTCCAGTTCTCGGAGTGGCCAAGGATCTTCCCGAACTCATCACGCACCGAATAGATATCTCGCCCCGGAACCATGGTCTGCGTTCCATCGAGCATCACATTGTCCTGCGCATCTTCCGCGTCCTGCACCGCGCCCAGCATGGAGTCCGCCCGCCCCCGCAACATCACATCAAACGCGCGAAACTGCGAGATCGTGTCGTAGACACCTGCACCAGCAATCAGCACAACCGTCGTAGCGAACTGGACCAGCAGCACCACCGCGATCAATCGTCGGGTAAGCGAGAACGTCTTCACCCAGCTACCTCGCGCTCCATCTGAAGCCGGTATCCTCGTCCGCGGAGCGTCTCAATGCTCGACGTCTCAGCGCCCTGATCGAGCTTGCGTCGCAGGTTGGAGACATGCGCTTCAATGACGTTCGAATGATGCTCCCAGTTGTAGTCGTAGATATGTTCGAGGAGCTCGCGCTTCGAGACAACGACACGCGGCCGGTGCATCAGATACTCCAGGATCTTGTACTCAATGGGCGAGAGCGTAATGAATATTCCGGCGCGTGCAATGGTCTGCTCGCTGGTGTTCAGTTCGATGTCCCCCAACCGAAGTGTTGTGGCGGCGACTCCCTTCCCTCGACGGATGAGGGCCTTGGCCCGTGCGATCAGCTCTCCCAGATCGAATGGCTTGGTCAGGTAGTCGTCAGCGCCCGCATTCAGGAGATCCACGATCGACTCGCGCTCGGAGCGCGCGGTGAGCACCAGCACGGCCGTCGTATCTCCGCTGGCCCGCAACCGGCGCAGAACCGAAGGCCCGTCTACCAACGGGAGGTTGAGATCAAGAACTACCAGGTCGTAACAGCGATTGCCAGCAAGATCGATGGCGGTTGCACCGTCCTCAGCATGGTCCACGGCGAATCCGGGGCCATCGCGCAGGGCTGCAGCGACATTCTCCGCCAAACGAACTTCATCTTCGACCAGCAGCACCCGCATCGTGACAGTTCACCACAATCAGCTTAATCCAAGCTGAAGTCGCTTCAGTGACAATCGGCCAGCGGTGAGAGTGCCGCTCCCCAGCGAGCGAGAGCTGGGGCCAACTCCGACACCGTAGCGGACCATGTCGCAGCCGAGGCGAACCCGATGCCCTTCGGCTCTCCGCAGACCATCGCCATGGATGTGGCGGCACCACGTGCCTGTTGCATCAGCTTCGCGTCTCCGTAAACGGCAACGCCGTCGACGACCACCATCTCCACGTCGGCTGGAGAGGAATGCACCAACTGCGAGTACGCATCGCCACCGCTAGCCTTGAGTACAAGAAGGTCAGCCCGCATGCCGACGGCAAGCGTGCCCGTCTGATCAGAAATCCCGCCAAGCTCCGCAGCATTCTGCGTCGCCATCTCAAAGAGGTCGCGATCTGTAAACGGCGCAGGCGATTGCGTCGCATTCCAGATGGCGGCATACTTCAGCTCCTGCAACATGCCGTCCGAACCAGTCGGGCTCCAGTCAGGCGCGATCGCCATCTTTACTCCAGCCTCCTTCGCGCCGGCGACATCCGCAGTGCTGCCGTAGAGCTCGAAGTTGCTGTGCGGCGACCAGACGAGGCCGACACCCATCTTCGCCATCACCGCGAAGTTTTCTTTCGACAAGGCGACACCGTGGATGATGCTCACACCCGGAAGCAGAAGTCCCCGAGCCTGCAGCATCGCGAACTCACGCCTGGCGCTGGCATTGTCGGAAGCACCTTCGGCGATGTGAAACATGGCAGCGTTGATCGTATGATCGCGAAGCCCATCCATCAGCGCCGCAGTGTGGG
This Granulicella aggregans DNA region includes the following protein-coding sequences:
- a CDS encoding YncE family protein, whose product is MSIRLFAQIALSAFLAGAAFAQAPFHIEQRWVIGGEGGWDYILADSDSHRLYITHSTKVDVVDTETGKVIGAVTGLTRCHGVVIPPGSKVGYVTDGGANHVVAFDLSTFASVATIPAGTNPDGATYEPTTKTLWAFNGGSKNATVIDLATMAPKATIALPGKPEFPQADGRGTVFVNIEDKNEIVRLDAKSLKATATWPLTKCESPSGLAFDAEGERLFSVCDGNKMAVTDAKTGKSLATPAVGDGPDAAGYDAKRKLAFSSNGEGTLTVVDAGKPGYPVAQVVKTEKGARTMSYDAAADKIYLVTSKFAAPDPANPKARPAQIPGTFTVLVLGR
- a CDS encoding amidohydrolase family protein, translated to MRPNLSVAAAVLSFCVWACHAQAQHLALRGTVVTPSGPVDHATVLIEAGKITAIGADLVLPPGSKVIETDGTIYPGLIDLHNHVTWNVLSRWSSGVKSGARYDWQQLPEYRMALNVPHEKFVAEGHGCAAERYAEVKAIAGGATSQAGLYPNDLTSPGRSTAPATMQPDCLGGLVRELGVASRLYPDEAAEKLRYEVFPLALDTAHTAALMDGLRDHTINAAMFHIAEGASDNASARREFAMLQARGLLLPGVSIIHGVALSKENFAVMAKMGVGLVWSPHSNFELYGSTADVAGAKEAGVKMAIAPDWSPTGSDGMLQELKYAAIWNATQSPAPFTDRDLFEMATQNAAELGGISDQTGTLAVGMRADLLVLKASGGDAYSQLVHSSPADVEMVVVDGVAVYGDAKLMQQARGAATSMAMVCGEPKGIGFASAATWSATVSELAPALARWGAALSPLADCH
- a CDS encoding response regulator transcription factor, producing MRVLLVEDEVRLAENVAAALRDGPGFAVDHAEDGATAIDLAGNRCYDLVVLDLNLPLVDGPSVLRRLRASGDTTAVLVLTARSERESIVDLLNAGADDYLTKPFDLGELIARAKALIRRGKGVAATTLRLGDIELNTSEQTIARAGIFITLSPIEYKILEYLMHRPRVVVSKRELLEHIYDYNWEHHSNVIEAHVSNLRRKLDQGAETSSIETLRGRGYRLQMEREVAG
- a CDS encoding sensor histidine kinase; protein product: MKTFSLTRRLIAVVLLVQFATTVVLIAGAGVYDTISQFRAFDVMLRGRADSMLGAVQDAEDAQDNVMLDGTQTMVPGRDIYSVRDEFGKILGHSENWTDSEAAFSDPREFRTVSIGRKSYRLIRVSGLRMVDPGDKGGGIPRHVVILYGIRTNPVWERIENAILFYSALGVALLAINGYLMLRLMRRGLRPLRELAAQASKVSVDAWQFEPPEHVLEVEELNPLVMALRTALSGLERSFEQQRQFVGDAAHELKTSVAVIKSSLQVMTLRERSASEYLAGIERAEVDCERMEQLVASMLFLAGLEANTEREVSTMEVDLRDVLLEVVELLRTAAELCEVSVMVSADSTAWVAGEREQLRILCSNLLQNAIQHSAPGEEIDVSLSVSDGRALVRIEDQGEGIAPESLPHVFERFYRADRSRSRRTGGTGLGLAIAKAIVESSHGEITIESRVDEGTCVTFSLPVLIESGTRPLN